A genomic region of Manihot esculenta cultivar AM560-2 chromosome 15, M.esculenta_v8, whole genome shotgun sequence contains the following coding sequences:
- the LOC110601643 gene encoding uncharacterized protein LOC110601643 isoform X1 yields MFMQATQAATSGVTEVSSQAVPKHEEPSNEEASNPESGGRRLNLAVQIPPKPIGFGTSRSGRGLIHSQDLCKGSPSSGGLLRGLSFKKKSVIPDGERSFLLKSDPTTAPDSPVMASLRSAWNRCTSLPVTPASNLSPSVSTPISARMPGESHKINKEAAQAVVSRSLSVPGRNIVIVRCSSFTTHNENEPTNPINDQISSVPVEVDDEEIPEEEAVCRICLDVCEEGNTLKMECSCKGALQLVHEECAVKWFSTKGNKNCDVCRQEVKNLPVTLLRVTSSAQSNNRQEQSNHLRTQSVSAWQDFVVLVLISTICYFFFLEQLLIHDMKTQAVILAAPFAFTLGLFASIFAILFAIREYIWTYAALEFALVAIFVHIFYSIIDLKSINAILVSSVLGLGIALTLNSLYIKFYAWRVQIAQIPSPV; encoded by the exons ATGT TTATGCAAGCAACTCAAGCAGCCACCAGTGGAGTTACAGAGGTGTCTTCACAG GCTGTTCCAAAACATGAGGAGCCCTCCAATGAAGAGGCTTCAAATCCAGAATCAGGGGGAAGGCGCTTGAATCTTGCAGTTCAAATACCCCCTAAACCTATAGGTTTTGGCACTAGTAGGAGTGGAAGAGGTTTAATCCACTCCCAAGATTTATGTAAAGGCAGTCCATCATCAGGAGGCTTATTGCGGGGTTTAAGTTTTAAGAAAAAAAGTGTCATACCTGATGGTGAGCGGAGCTTTCTCCTCAAGTCAGATCCTACAACAGCTCCAGATAGTCCTGTTATGGCCAGTCTTAGGTCTGCTTGGAATAGATGCACATCTCTTCCTGTTACACCGGCATCAAACTTGTCGCCTTCTGTTTCCACCCCCATTTCTGCAAGAATGCCTGGTGAATCTCATAAGATAAAT AAAGAAGCAGCTCAGGCAGTTGTTTCTAGGTCTCTATCAGTGCCTGGGCGGAATATTGTGATTGTGCGGTGTTCATCTTTTACCACTCACAATGAGAATGAGCCGACAAATCCAATCAATG ATCAAATATCTTCTGTTCCTGTAGAAGTTGATGATGAAGAAATTCCTGAAGAGGAAGCTGTATGTAGGATCTGTCTTGATGTATGTGAAGAAGGAAATACACTCAAAATGGAGTGCAGTTGCAAAGGTGCCCTTCAACTTGTACATGAAGAATGTGCAGTTAAGTGGTTTAGTACAAAAGGAAATAAGAACTGTGATGTATGCCGGCAAGAGGTTAAGAACTTACCTGTAACTTTGCTTCGAGTGACGAGCTCCGCTCAAAGCAATAATAGACAGGAGCAGAGTAACCACTTGAGGACACAATCAGTAAG TGCATGGCAGGACTTTGTAGTGCTTGTCTTAATTAGCACCATTTGTTATTTCTTCTTCCTGGAGCAATTATTG ATTCATGACATGAAGACACAAGCAGTCATACTTGCTGCGCCGTTTGCATTTACTCTGGGCCTTTTTGCATCTATCTTTGCTATCCTGTTTG CAATCAGAGAGTATATATGGACATATGCTGCTCTTGAATTTGCACTTGTAGCCATTTTTGTCCACATATTCTATAGCATT ATTGATCTGAAGTCCATTAATGCCATATTGGTTTCATCAGTTTTGGGTCTAGGGATAGCTTTGACCCTCAACTCattgtatattaaattttatgctTGGCGAGTTCAGATTGCCCAGATCCCTAGTCCGGTATGA
- the LOC110601507 gene encoding uncharacterized protein LOC110601507 → MEGSAVTILVLAAAFFFLGVEMQCYNSCEVACVLLTVLAVACEAKKPASSPTIYMFDFSKTSVFIVNSLDFDFGGSLGDAVAQNKPMQENQNSHSFYTDSQPFDSQIFLSSSPGDKGGNANEVPLAQNTVSFDDPVPVEDAFETQVVDETQVLDDPLCLQHMDTQLIDDFNCDGEGTDKTEVLDDSDGFSDDDSQRRGRCESLYGERSWQTSLEHSKNILVEQPDENCSSRLNATPETPTVQISQEPKPGSTTRFTSVRAASLRASGLAARRIVLKGTNKESSFLQNNNQLSEEHAMKNNGSNTEVWKEVDQVCGAGRYNEVKELMNVHDCKIGRSTVRKLFDDNYFVENEELASRNDNTAGGKEIHQFPTCYDGLVGLSYIDSQEPGELSQADAFACVQRLIEENKALCDNEFELGISSKGKLNFVSATKGPQSLAKKINCGGTNWKTGIFDWDDEQEDEGGGDLFCRRKEEFFGSAKLGQGSFMKPQKVKGKQLDGYTKTIGKSDIQNEIVVQSDSQVVLHNAELNNKKAPEAEMGFRKNLVSAFDDESNIATTSGQLQSGLARNQMLQVLDVGLDTQMAAETIEASLYGDGITNIGANNVSGNPVSQKGSPGRKVKRMMHDIGVSTRQSKKSKRIGAKSNEQPSRKVKKRMPQAVGVATRQSKKSKRSTSISSKNHSEIVRNKSDMELVNTRRRTKSNFEVSMTNGIRGADKMLTKMAGGPIERSLHDALDAHHEAALTGSGSVKKWNLPEEFSTLTPIACRTRRSLVAYQLKRTENVSRGCGEEKNCPIEISALRQNEAGAGVEAAKVLYANGKSSELISEQSGEPENFKSRSTSMNYGISCPKRRSSRQKSNKLNEQVNLDAQSKACTSLANLNTKRKTLSSKSICLESSSLYENFKGESSQRSIDKSSSGDAALSSIENGKKSSADQMGAKNKLPDRKDNALLSPSMEHEVKEILDHLHNEETKPSNSMCNSPVNSTNPPVNSASPICIGNEYVKQSGTKRLSRSCLMREVSSLCATEREPISKLKDSRKRKELGDVRVLFSHHLDENMIKRQQKIVDRLKVSVVSSITDATHFITDKFVRTRNMLQAIASGKPVVTHLWLENVGRANYYIDEQKYILRDMKKEKEIGFNMPVSLAHARQHPLLQGRRVLVTPSIKPAKEIILDLIKVVCGQAVERIGRSTLKNDMVPEDLLVLSCEEDYEVCVPFLEKGAAIYSSELLLKGIVTQKLEYERHRLFADHVKRTRSTIWLKKGGGDFVPVAKHK, encoded by the exons ATGGAAGGATCAGCTGTTACAATACTTGTATTAGCTGcagcttttttctttttgggtgTAGAGATGCAATGCTA CAACTCTTGTGAGGTTGCTTGCGTACTGTTAACTGTGCTTGCTGTGGCATGTGAAGCGAAAAAACCAGCTTCTAGTCCAACGATATACATGTTTGATTTCAGCAAAACGTctgtcttt ATTGTTAATAGCTTGGATTTTGACTTCGGTGGTTCTCTCGGAGACGCAGTTGCCCAAAATAAACCAATGCAAGAAAACCAAAATTCCCATTCCTTCTACACCGATTCTCAGCCTTTTGACTCTCAGATTTTTCTCTCTTCCTCGCCTG gtGATAAAGGTGGCAATGCTAATGAGGTACCATTGGCACAAAATACTGTATCTTTTGATGACCCCGTTCCTGTTGAAGATGCATTTGAGACCCAAGTAGTTGATGAAACACAAGTACTGGACGATCCTCTTTGCCTTCAACACATGGACACTCAATTAATAGATGATTTTAATTGTGATGGTGAAGGAACGGATAAGACTGAAGTTTTGGATGATAGTGATGGGTTCTCTGATGATGACTCTCAAAGAAGAGGCAGATGTGAATCCCTTTATGGGGAGAGGAGTTGGCAAACTTCCCTTGAACACAGTAAGAACATATTGGTGGAGCAACCTGATGAAAACTGTAGTTCCA GACTCAATGCTACTCCTGAAACGCCAACTGTTCAAATCAGCCAAGAGCCAAAACCTG GTTCTACTACGAGATTTACTTCAGTCCGTGCAGCATCTTTACGGGCATCTGGTCTAGCAGCTCGCAGAATTGTTTTGAAAGGAACCAACAAGGAGTCTAGTTTTCTCCAGAATAATAATCAGCTTTCAGAAGAACATGCTATGAAAAATAATGGGTCAAACACAGAAGTGTGGAAGGAAGTTGATCAGGTGTGTGGTGCAGGAAGATACAATGAAGTGAAGGAATTGATGAATGTGCATGATTGTAAGATTGGCCGTTCTACTGTGAGAAAACTCTTTGATGACAATTACTTTGTTGAAAATGAAGAACTTGCTTCCAGAAATGATAATACTGCAGGTGGAAAAGAAATCCATCAATTTCCCACGTGTTATGATGGGCTGGTTGGGTTAAGCTATATTGACTCCCAAGAACCTGGAGAATTATCACAAGCCGATGCATTTGCCTGTGTGCAAAGGTTGATTGAAGAGAATAAGGCATTGTGTGATAATGAATTTGAACTGGGGATTAGTAGCAagggaaaattaaattttgtttcagccacaAAAGGGCCACAGAGTTTGGCCAAGAAAATCAACTGTGGAGGCACTAACTGGAAAACAGGAATTTTTGACTGGGATGATGAACAAGAAGATGAGGGAGGGGGAGATCTTTTCTGTAGAAGAAAGGAAGAATTTTTTGGTAGTGCAAAACTTGGGCAAGGATCTTTTATGAAACCCCAGAAGGTCAAAGGGAAACAACTGGACGGATACACAAAGACTATAGGCAAATCAGATATCCAGAATGAAATAGTTGTTCAGTCTGATTCTCAAGTTGTGTTGCATAATGCAGAGCTGAATAACAAGAAAGCACCAGAAGCTGAAATGGGTTTTAGAAAGAATCTTGTTAGTGCGTTTGATGATGAGTCTAATATAGCAACTACATCAGGGCAATTGCAATCTGGTCTTGCCAGGAATCAGATGCTGCAAGTGCTTGATGTAGGTTTGGACACTCAAATGGCTGCTGAAACCATAGAAGCCTCGTTGTATGGGGATGGAATTACTAATATTGGTGCTAATAATGTGTCAGGAAATCCAGTTTCTCAAAAAGGATCTCCAGGAAGAAAAGTTAAGAGGATGATGCACGATATTGGAGTTTCCACAAGACAATCTAAGAAATCAAAGAGGATTGGTGCTAAATCAAATGAACAACCTTCAAGAAAAGTTAAGAAGAGGATGCCACAAGCTGTTGGGGTTGCAACAAGACAATCTAAGAAATCAAAGAGAAGTACTTCAATTTCATCTAAGAATCATTCTGAGATTGTCAGAAACAAGTCTGATATGGAGCTAGTAAATACAAGGAGGAGGACTAAATCCAATTTTGAAGTCTCAATGACCAATGGGATAAGAGGGGCAGACAAAATGCTAACTAAAATGGCAGGAGGGCCTATTGAAAGAAGCCTACATGATGCACTTGATGCACACCATGAGGCTGCTTTAACTGGTAGTGGCTCAGTTAAGAAATGGAACTTACCAGAGGAATTTTCTACTTTGACACCCATTGCTTGTCGAACTAGGCGATCTCTGGTGGCCTATCAATTGAAACGTACTGAGAATGTGTCTAGGGGTTGTGGAGAAGAAAAGAACTGTCCAATTGAGATCAGTGCCCTCAGACAAAATGAAGCTGGTGCTGGAGTTGAGGCTGCTAAGGTGTTGTATGCTAATGGGAAATCTTCAGAGTTGATTTCCGAACAATCTGGGGAACCTGAAAATTTCAAATCAAGATCTACAAGTATGAATTATGGCATTAGTTGCCCAAAACGAAGATCCTCTCGACAAAAATCAAATAAGCTTAATGAACAAGTCAACTTAGATGCTCAATCCAAGGCATGTACCAGTCTTGCTAATTTAAACACAAAGAGGAAAACACTATCCTCCAAATCTATCTGCTTAGAATCCTCTTCCTTGTACGAAAATTTCAAAGGGGAATCATCACAAAGAAGCATAGATAAATCAAGTTCAGGTGATGCTGCTCTTAGTTCCATTGAGAATGGGAAGAAGAGTTCTGCAGATCAAATGGGAGCAAAGAACAAATTACCTGACAGAAAGGATAATGCACTTCTATCGCCATCTATGGAACATGAAGTAAAAGAAATTTTGGATCATTTACATAATGAGGAAACTAAACCATCAAATTCAATGTGTAATTCCCCAGTTAACAGTACGAACCCTCCAGTGAATTCTGCATCACCTATCTGCATCGGTAATGAATATGTTAAGCAATCAGGCACGAAGAGGCTGTCAAGATCATGCCTCATGAGAGAAGTTAGTAGCTTATGTGCCACAGAGCGAGAGCCTATTTCTAAACTAAAAGATTCCAGGAAGAGAAAAGAACTGGGTGATGTCAGAGTCTTGTTCAGCCACCACTTGGATGAGAACATGATTAAGCGGCAGCAAAAG ATTGTGGACCGGCTTAAAGTTTCTGTTGTGTCCTCCATTACAGATGCAACACACTTTATTACTGATAAGTTTGTGCGTACAAGGAATATGTTACAAGCCATTGCTTCTGGCAAACCGGTGGTGACACATTTATGGCTTGAGAATGTTGGACGGGCTAACTACTATATTGATGAGCAAAAATACATACTCAGGGACATGAAAAAGGAGAAGGAGATTGGATTTAACATGCCAGTTTCATTGGCACATGCACGTCAGCATCCACTTCTGCAG GGTCGAAGAGTTCTAGTCACACCTAGCATAAAGCCGgctaaagaaataattttagaCTTGATTAAAGTAGTTTGTGGTCAG GCAGTGGAGAGAATTGGCAGGTCTACTCTTAAGAATGATATGGTCCCAGAGGATCTGTTGGTTTTATCTTGTGAGGAGGATTACGAAGTTTGTGTGCCTTTCCTTGAAAAAG GAGCAGCAATTTACAGTTCAGAGCTGCTACTGAAGGGGATTGTTACTCAGAAGCTGGAATATGAAAG GCATCGGCTCTTTGCAGATCATGTGAAGAGAACTCGTTCTACAATATGGCTGAAAAAAGGTGGTGGTGATTTCGTTCCCGTCGCAAAGCATAAATAG
- the LOC110601643 gene encoding uncharacterized protein LOC110601643 isoform X2 produces MFMQATQAATSGVTEVSSQAVPKHEEPSNEEASNPESGGRRLNLAVQIPPKPIGFGTSRSGRGLIHSQDLCKGSPSSGGLLRGLSFKKKSVIPDGERSFLLKSDPTTAPDSPVMASLRSAWNRCTSLPVTPASNLSPSVSTPISARMPGESHKINKEAAQAVVSRSLSVPGRNIVIVRCSSFTTHNENEPTNPINDQISSVPVEVDDEEIPEEEAVCRICLDVCEEGNTLKMECSCKGALQLVHEECAVKWFSTKGNKNCDVCRQEVKNLPVTLLRVTSSAQSNNRQEQSNHLRTQSVSAWQDFVVLVLISTICYFFFLEQLLIDLKSINAILVSSVLGLGIALTLNSLYIKFYAWRVQIAQIPSPV; encoded by the exons ATGT TTATGCAAGCAACTCAAGCAGCCACCAGTGGAGTTACAGAGGTGTCTTCACAG GCTGTTCCAAAACATGAGGAGCCCTCCAATGAAGAGGCTTCAAATCCAGAATCAGGGGGAAGGCGCTTGAATCTTGCAGTTCAAATACCCCCTAAACCTATAGGTTTTGGCACTAGTAGGAGTGGAAGAGGTTTAATCCACTCCCAAGATTTATGTAAAGGCAGTCCATCATCAGGAGGCTTATTGCGGGGTTTAAGTTTTAAGAAAAAAAGTGTCATACCTGATGGTGAGCGGAGCTTTCTCCTCAAGTCAGATCCTACAACAGCTCCAGATAGTCCTGTTATGGCCAGTCTTAGGTCTGCTTGGAATAGATGCACATCTCTTCCTGTTACACCGGCATCAAACTTGTCGCCTTCTGTTTCCACCCCCATTTCTGCAAGAATGCCTGGTGAATCTCATAAGATAAAT AAAGAAGCAGCTCAGGCAGTTGTTTCTAGGTCTCTATCAGTGCCTGGGCGGAATATTGTGATTGTGCGGTGTTCATCTTTTACCACTCACAATGAGAATGAGCCGACAAATCCAATCAATG ATCAAATATCTTCTGTTCCTGTAGAAGTTGATGATGAAGAAATTCCTGAAGAGGAAGCTGTATGTAGGATCTGTCTTGATGTATGTGAAGAAGGAAATACACTCAAAATGGAGTGCAGTTGCAAAGGTGCCCTTCAACTTGTACATGAAGAATGTGCAGTTAAGTGGTTTAGTACAAAAGGAAATAAGAACTGTGATGTATGCCGGCAAGAGGTTAAGAACTTACCTGTAACTTTGCTTCGAGTGACGAGCTCCGCTCAAAGCAATAATAGACAGGAGCAGAGTAACCACTTGAGGACACAATCAGTAAG TGCATGGCAGGACTTTGTAGTGCTTGTCTTAATTAGCACCATTTGTTATTTCTTCTTCCTGGAGCAATTATTG ATTGATCTGAAGTCCATTAATGCCATATTGGTTTCATCAGTTTTGGGTCTAGGGATAGCTTTGACCCTCAACTCattgtatattaaattttatgctTGGCGAGTTCAGATTGCCCAGATCCCTAGTCCGGTATGA
- the LOC110601641 gene encoding uncharacterized protein LOC110601641, whose amino-acid sequence MEGNKEEAIRAKGIAESKMQSKDFGTARKIALKAQQLYKDLDNISHMLMVCDVHCAADNKLYGNEMDWYGILQTDRTADEATITKQYKKFALLLHPDKNKFPGAEAAFKLIGEARKVLLDKGKRSLHDIKRQAFVSKPAPTYRPQHMQQPTAQQGLSNGRKTFWTACPFCDVKYQYYVEVMNKSLICQHCTKPFIAYESIMHGAPKATNLNQSAFPEREYVPNRAFSKVELTHQSTLSAEQSGTEFFQKKGFSAELGSQKVNGRRQRKRDVESSESCDTDSSINTEEDMLVDEDGEFKAEVNSSCYGKRPRRSDRLKQQVSYKENLSDDEDFMTHSKKTKGTGSSCANEEECRNGLRDNLFKKDNHSGLAYVKDLNEENQKKGPESFANELKDIKDVKRKEKAEENGYKKPFDPHVDFASDSSPKSTSNPERYEYPDPDFNDFDEGRNEGCFSVGQIWAIYDTLDGMPRFYARIGKVLSADFKLWLTWLESDPDDEDEIGWVCEGWPTACGKFRNGNSESTEDRLMFSHMVNWEKGRQRKPCKIFPRKGEIWALFKDWNIKWKSDTDSSRKFEYEFVEILSEYTEDGGACVAYLGKLKGFVSLFCRISKEGNATFQIPPNERFRFSHMIPSFKMTGKEGEGVPKGSFELDPASLPKNIEEIVVPEHMVVDVSNSHPSDLFSGFSESREAEFFNFKAEKSIGKCTA is encoded by the coding sequence ATGGAGGGTAACAAAGAAGAAGCAATCAGGGCCAAGGGGATTGCTGAGAGTAAGATGCAAAGCAAGGATTTTGGTACTGCTCGTAAAATTGCACTCAAAGCCCAACAGCTTTACAAAGATTTGGATAATATTTCCCATATGCTAATGGTTTGTGATGTGCATTGTGCTGCTGATAACAAACTATATGGGAATGAGATGGACTGGTATGGCATCCTTCAGACTGATCGGACAGCTGATGAGGCAACAATCACAAAGCAGTACAAGAAGTTTGCACTCTTACTTCATCCTGACAAAAATAAGTTCCCTGGTGCAGAGGCTGCTTTCAAGTTGATCGGTGAAGCTCGGAAGGTTCTTTTGGACAAAGGAAAAAGATCCTTGCATGACATTAAGCGACAAGCTTTCGTAAGTAAACCGGCTCCAACATACAGGCCCCAGCACATGCAGCAGCCAACAGCTCAACAGGGGTTATCCAATGGGCGCAAAACTTTCTGGACAGCTTGTCCATTTtgtgatgtgaagtaccagtattatgtgGAAGTTATGAACAAGTCTCTTATTTGTCAACATTGTACTAAGCCCTTTATTGCATATGAGAGTATTATGCATGGGGCTCCAAAAGCAACTAATTTGAATCAGTCGGCATTTCCTGAAAGGGAATATGTACCAAATCGGGCTTTTAGCAAAGTGGAACTTACTCATCAGAGCACTTTAAGTGCTGAGCAATCTGGAACAGAGTTCTTTCAGAAGAAAGGTTTCAGTGCAGAGTTAGGTTCACAAAAGGTAAATGGAAGGAGACAGAGGAAAAGGGATGTAGAATCAAGTGAAAGTTGTGATACTGATAGTAGCATCAATACTGAAGAAGATATGCTAGTTGATGAAGATGGTGAGTTTAAGGCAGAAGTGAATTCGAGTTGCTATGGAAAGCGCCCAAGGAGATCTGATCGGCTTAAGCAACAGGTCTCTTATAAGGAAAATTTGAGTGATGATGAAGACTTCATGAcccattcaaagaaaaccaaggGGACGGGATCATCCTGTGCCAATGAAGAGGAGTGCAGAAATGGATTGAGggacaatttatttaaaaaagataatCATTCTGGTCTAGCTTATGTGAAAGATCTGAATGAGGAGAACCAGAAGAAAGGTCCAGAGAGTTTTGCAAATGAATTAAAGGACATCAAGGAtgtaaagagaaaagaaaaagcagaAGAAAATGGGTATAAGAAACCTTTTGACCCTCATGTTGACTTTGCATCAGATTCTAGCCCCAAATCCACATCAAATCCAGAGCGCTACGAGTATCCTGACCCTGATTTCAATGACTTTGATGAAGGTCGGAATGAAGGGTGTTTTTCAGTAGGGCAGATTTGGGCTATTTATGATACTCTTGATGGCATGCCTAGGTTTTATGCTCGAATTGGGAAAGTTCTCTCTGCTGATttcaaactgtggctaacttGGCTGGAGTCGGACCCAGATGATGAGGATGAAATTGGATGGGTCTGTGAGGGCTGGCCAACTGCTTGTGGTAAGTTCAGAAATGGAAACTCTGAAAGTACTGAAGATCGGCTTATGTTCTCCCATATGGTTAATTGGGAGAAAGGCAGGCAAAGGAAACCTTGCAAGATATTTCCAAGGAAAGGGGAAATTTGGGCTCTCTTCAAGGATTGGAATATTAAATGGAAATCTGATACAGACTCAAGCAGGAAGTTTGAATATGAATTTGTGGAAATCTTGTCAGAATATACCGAGGATGGTGGTGCATGTGTTGCGTATCTAGGCAAGTTGAAGGGCTTTGTGAGTCTTTTCTGTCGAATTAGCAAGGAAGGAAATGCCACATTTCAAATTCCGCCAAATGAGCGGTTCCGCTTTTCCCACATGATTCCATCATTCAAAATGACGGGCAAGGAAGGAGAGGGTGTGCCAAAGGGATCTTTTGAACTTGATCCAGCTTCTTTGCCCAAAAATATTGAAGAGATTGTTGTCCCTGAGCATATGGTGGTTGACGTAAGTAATAGTCATCCTAGTGATTTGTTTTCTGGATTCTCAGAAAGTCGGGAAGCAGAATTCTTCAACTTTAAAGCTGAGAAGTCGATTGGAAAGTGCACTGCGTGA